From the Candidatus Krumholzibacteriota bacterium genome, one window contains:
- a CDS encoding TldD/PmbA family protein, whose protein sequence is MLSYKDRFGIDKSTLGEILSLALSKGGEYSDIYCEHTIQNRIVMEEGIISESNKWISLGVGIRTVKGEGTGYAYTENLSFDKLKHAALTAAAIADSGKDIKPLDVSEVNCENHYPVSKTVTDVPLTDKITLIKEAEEAAGKYDPRILKTSVSLVDRISTIQIATSEGRLLRDVRPMLRFTVQVVAEKDGNRQIGVSSGGGRTGDSYFKTVMSPSEHGREAARQAVLLLNAAQAPAGRMELILAPAESGILLHESIGHPLEADFIKKGTSAYTGRTGDKVASELVTVIDSGTIKNDRGSINFDDEGTISSKTVLIEKGILKGYMHDRLSAKLLGAETTGNGRRQSYKNQPIPRMTTTYLAEGKHSPEEILESTKKGIYCKSFRGGQVDTASGDFVFVPVEAYLVEDGKITAPIKNFTLIGNGPDVLSRVTMTGNDFAFSDGRWTCGKAQTVPVNVGLPTIKVSEITVGGSEIS, encoded by the coding sequence TTGCTCTCGTATAAAGACCGCTTCGGTATAGATAAATCGACACTCGGGGAAATATTATCCCTCGCGCTCTCTAAAGGAGGCGAATACAGCGATATTTACTGCGAACATACAATCCAGAATAGAATCGTAATGGAAGAGGGGATAATCAGCGAAAGCAACAAATGGATTTCATTAGGCGTCGGTATCCGGACTGTAAAGGGGGAAGGGACAGGCTACGCCTATACTGAAAACCTCTCTTTCGACAAATTAAAGCACGCCGCACTGACAGCCGCCGCGATAGCTGACTCAGGGAAAGATATCAAGCCTCTTGATGTTTCGGAAGTCAACTGCGAAAATCACTATCCTGTATCAAAAACCGTAACTGATGTCCCCCTTACAGATAAGATCACTCTGATAAAAGAAGCCGAAGAAGCGGCTGGAAAGTACGATCCGCGTATTTTAAAAACCTCTGTGAGCCTCGTCGACAGAATTAGTACAATACAGATCGCGACAAGCGAGGGGCGGTTACTGCGGGACGTAAGGCCAATGCTCAGATTTACCGTTCAAGTGGTGGCCGAGAAAGATGGCAACCGCCAGATAGGCGTTTCGAGCGGGGGCGGTCGGACTGGCGACAGCTACTTTAAAACGGTAATGAGTCCCTCTGAACACGGGCGCGAAGCGGCCAGGCAGGCCGTTCTTCTCCTTAACGCCGCCCAGGCTCCCGCCGGCAGAATGGAACTTATATTAGCCCCCGCTGAATCGGGGATATTACTTCACGAATCAATAGGACATCCTCTCGAAGCTGACTTCATAAAGAAAGGAACATCAGCTTATACGGGCAGAACGGGGGACAAAGTAGCAAGCGAACTTGTAACCGTAATTGACAGCGGAACAATCAAAAATGACCGCGGAAGCATCAACTTCGACGATGAAGGAACTATATCGTCGAAGACAGTTCTGATAGAAAAGGGGATACTAAAAGGATATATGCACGACCGTCTGAGCGCTAAACTTCTAGGGGCTGAAACAACCGGAAATGGAAGAAGACAATCTTACAAAAATCAGCCTATTCCAAGAATGACTACGACCTATCTCGCGGAAGGTAAACATAGTCCTGAAGAAATCCTTGAATCCACAAAGAAAGGTATATACTGTAAATCTTTCCGCGGAGGACAGGTGGATACGGCAAGCGGTGATTTTGTCTTCGTCCCTGTGGAAGCCTATCTTGTTGAGGATGGGAAGATAACGGCTCCTATAAAAAACTTTACTCTTATAGGTAACGGTCCCGACGTATTATCAAGGGTAACCATGACCGGGAATGATTTCGCTTTCAGCGACGGCCGCTGGACATGCGGAAAAGCGCAAACCGTCCCCGTAAATGTAGGCCTTCCAACAATAAAGGTCTCTGAAATTACTGTCGGCGGAAGCGAAATATCGTAG
- a CDS encoding aspartyl protease family protein: MITRLQLIIFLLFIPMTAHSSALRHNDTAKKILRKHIKALGGADAVRSVKSSISTSDVSIIPTGMKGTIKQWSVKPCLYRSELSLGLFTITQGFDGETPWMIDQNDKVTYNRDKSSMKKQITSCFIDQHRYLFAEENIEFSGSDTSSGGSPCHVLTLEPDGGYPCRIYIDKKTHLTDEIIIEAVNGYFVERYDDYRQAGKMMFPFKTSIHSPVMNQTIETTITSININPAVNPSIFIPPSGTTNDYGFLEGHSSENIPFSYIGRHIYLPVRLGAKKEEHIFLLDSGAGITVIDSTLAADSGFPIGDRITGAGIGGSTFCYMTRVPGFKIKGISFNAQTLIALPLGNITTRFSNVETGGILGYDFLSRFVTQINYEDQTISFFEPDSYKHSGKGQIIDAPLSRKVFSVEGVLDGEFKGNFVIDTGANRSLLLRGFAERNDLFSGRKLVSVSAVGAGGEKKADLSRFKSLEISGIKLLSPLLFIAGGKSGFAAFGEISGIIGNDILERFKLTLDYSSQQIIIEKNADFSKPFPSDKSGLQTAWDSSGSLYIHNVIPDSPASAKGIKKGDRLISINGKKISLFGDRSEITRLFRQKEGTRLKLLIGREKKRITVTIRLREYF, from the coding sequence ATGATAACCCGTTTGCAGTTAATAATATTTCTTCTATTTATTCCAATGACCGCGCATTCCTCCGCGCTACGCCATAACGACACAGCTAAAAAAATACTCAGAAAACACATAAAAGCGCTCGGCGGTGCAGATGCTGTGCGTTCTGTTAAATCCTCGATTTCCACTTCAGATGTTTCTATAATACCGACCGGCATGAAAGGGACCATTAAACAATGGTCGGTTAAACCCTGCCTTTACCGTTCAGAGTTGTCCCTTGGGCTTTTTACGATAACTCAGGGATTCGACGGAGAAACACCCTGGATGATCGACCAAAACGACAAAGTCACTTATAACAGGGATAAATCATCAATGAAAAAGCAGATTACTTCCTGTTTTATCGATCAGCACAGATACCTCTTCGCCGAAGAAAATATTGAATTCAGCGGCTCAGATACATCCTCCGGCGGTAGCCCATGCCACGTCCTCACCCTTGAACCGGACGGAGGTTATCCGTGCAGGATCTATATCGACAAAAAAACACACCTTACGGACGAGATAATAATAGAGGCCGTAAATGGATATTTCGTAGAGAGATACGATGATTATCGCCAAGCAGGCAAAATGATGTTTCCCTTTAAGACAAGCATACACAGCCCCGTTATGAATCAGACAATAGAAACAACTATAACTTCGATCAATATCAACCCAGCTGTAAATCCATCCATTTTTATCCCTCCCAGCGGCACAACGAATGACTATGGTTTTTTAGAGGGGCATTCTTCCGAAAACATTCCTTTCTCTTACATAGGCAGGCACATCTATCTTCCGGTGCGGCTTGGCGCTAAAAAGGAAGAGCATATTTTTCTTCTGGACTCAGGCGCGGGAATTACAGTAATCGATTCGACTCTCGCTGCTGACTCGGGATTTCCTATAGGAGACAGAATAACCGGAGCTGGTATAGGCGGAAGCACTTTCTGTTATATGACCCGCGTCCCGGGCTTTAAAATCAAAGGTATAAGTTTCAACGCGCAAACCCTCATTGCCCTCCCTCTCGGGAATATTACAACCCGTTTTTCTAACGTAGAAACCGGCGGTATTCTCGGTTACGACTTCTTAAGCCGTTTCGTCACTCAAATCAATTACGAAGATCAGACTATATCCTTTTTCGAACCCGATTCGTACAAACACTCGGGGAAAGGACAAATAATAGACGCTCCGCTGTCGCGCAAGGTGTTTTCCGTGGAAGGTGTTCTAGACGGAGAATTCAAAGGCAATTTTGTAATCGACACCGGCGCTAACAGATCCCTTCTGCTTCGCGGTTTCGCTGAAAGAAACGATCTCTTTTCAGGAAGAAAACTTGTTTCTGTATCGGCAGTGGGGGCGGGAGGAGAGAAAAAAGCAGATCTGTCCAGGTTTAAATCTCTCGAGATATCCGGGATCAAGCTCCTTTCCCCCCTGCTATTTATCGCCGGAGGGAAAAGCGGATTTGCCGCCTTCGGTGAAATAAGCGGTATTATTGGAAACGATATACTCGAAAGGTTCAAATTGACACTGGACTATTCATCTCAGCAAATAATCATCGAGAAAAATGCCGATTTTTCAAAACCCTTTCCGAGTGATAAAAGCGGGCTTCAAACGGCGTGGGATTCATCGGGCTCGCTTTACATACACAATGTTATTCCAGATTCACCCGCGAGCGCGAAAGGGATCAAGAAAGGCGACAGACTTATTAGTATAAACGGAAAGAAGATATCGCTGTTCGGGGACCGCTCTGAGATTACACGTCTGTTTAGGCAGAAAGAAGGAACGAGATTGAAACTCCTTATAGGAAGGGAAAAAAAGAGAATTACTGTAACAATCCGGCTGAGAGAATATTTTTAA
- a CDS encoding TldD/PmbA family protein, with amino-acid sequence MKRMENIAESTVETALSHGAETAEVALSEISEFKVDIRNNRIETLKESVSSEIQILLSVDKKRASVTSNDLSGESIRKLIKEGVELCRFTEKDKYYSLPDRKELGSTKSELEIFDSEILRLPPKRKIKIAKELEETAHKMDARIVTDTSSYSNVTGKRVLANSLGFCESYNQSYNVTSLSCAAEDNGNGKTPGRKQSSFWYSAAASFRRLDPVEITAAEAVKRTLRKLGSRKPKTCKVPIVFDPFTSSRFIAYLANAVRGNNIYKKASFLAGLVGETIAPSYITLIDDPLIRGKIGSRPFDGEGVISRKNNVVEKGILKTYLMDTYEANKLNSSTTGNSGGISNFYMVPGDYSEKELISSIDSGIYITSLSGQGANWSTGDFSQGAEGLWIENGKITYPVNGFTITGTFADMLKNIEMVADNIEWKSHVAAPSFKISNIVISGD; translated from the coding sequence ATGAAAAGGATGGAAAATATCGCTGAATCTACCGTTGAGACCGCTCTTTCACACGGAGCTGAAACTGCCGAGGTAGCACTGTCGGAAATAAGCGAGTTCAAAGTTGACATCAGGAACAACCGGATTGAAACACTTAAAGAATCTGTCTCGAGTGAAATTCAGATCCTGCTTTCGGTCGATAAGAAAAGGGCCTCAGTGACTTCAAATGACTTATCCGGCGAAAGTATACGCAAACTTATAAAAGAAGGAGTTGAACTCTGCAGATTCACGGAAAAAGATAAGTATTACAGCCTTCCCGACAGGAAAGAACTGGGAAGCACTAAATCTGAACTGGAAATATTCGACTCTGAAATCTTAAGATTACCCCCTAAAAGAAAAATAAAGATAGCAAAAGAACTGGAAGAAACAGCCCACAAGATGGATGCCAGGATAGTAACCGATACATCTTCATATTCCAATGTGACCGGGAAAAGAGTTTTGGCAAATTCTCTGGGCTTTTGCGAATCCTACAACCAGAGCTATAATGTTACATCTCTTTCCTGCGCGGCCGAAGATAACGGAAACGGCAAAACTCCCGGGAGAAAACAGTCTTCTTTCTGGTATAGCGCGGCTGCTTCCTTCAGGCGGCTTGATCCAGTGGAGATTACAGCGGCAGAGGCGGTAAAACGTACTTTAAGGAAGCTGGGAAGCAGAAAACCAAAGACCTGCAAAGTTCCAATAGTGTTTGACCCTTTTACTTCATCGAGGTTTATCGCGTACCTGGCAAACGCGGTCAGGGGCAATAACATATATAAAAAAGCGTCATTCCTCGCCGGCCTGGTCGGCGAGACAATAGCCCCTTCTTATATAACTCTAATAGACGATCCTCTTATCAGAGGAAAGATCGGAAGCCGCCCCTTCGATGGAGAAGGAGTGATATCGCGAAAAAATAACGTGGTGGAAAAAGGTATCCTTAAGACCTATCTTATGGATACTTACGAGGCAAACAAACTTAATTCTTCGACAACGGGAAACTCCGGCGGTATATCTAATTTCTATATGGTTCCGGGCGATTATTCGGAAAAAGAATTAATATCCAGTATAGACAGCGGAATTTACATAACTTCTTTATCCGGTCAGGGAGCAAACTGGTCAACGGGCGATTTTTCTCAAGGGGCTGAAGGATTGTGGATCGAGAACGGAAAGATTACCTATCCCGTAAACGGATTTACTATAACCGGCACATTTGCCGATATGCTGAAAAATATTGAAATGGTCGCGGACAATATTGAATGGAAAAGTCACGTTGCCGCTCCGTCCTTTAAAATAAGCAACATCGTTATCAGTGGTGATTAA